The Sulfurihydrogenibium sp. YO3AOP1 genome has a window encoding:
- a CDS encoding penicillin-binding protein 2 — translation MDEKRTKIILSLLLFAFLIAGFRILQLKLFQREEYLSYIEKQYYTVEEINLPRGSIYDTKGNFVAISVPTLTVYVIPKFIKDKENVAKQLSFLLKIPYEEIYNKLTSRKNYTVISTNVDKALKPQILKLRSDLKEWNIGIIDNSIRTYPYGQTAGSTIGFVSKKTGLGMEGLERQLNDYLGGGKAKIQLLKDAQGNLISIEKVELGKLTYNAVLTIDMNVQYIAEEALNELVNERNPLEAAVLIMNSHTGEILASATYPNYDPNNYEKYKTYKNIIFQHAYEVGSVAKPIFLAEAIDEKKVDLNEIIDCQNGAIYVDGIRIKDHKRFGLLTPVQIIQHSSNVGAIKISLRLDPKKIYQKLRDLGFGQKTGVFPGEAYGFLREDFRPVNIAYASIGQNWTATPLQVGLAYSAFANGGYLIKPLLVKGLTDNSGNYVKVYQPEKIRKVLSDESIQKLKPVLQLVVEDGTAKSGKSDYFTIAGKTGTAQKYDPAIKALSNSKWYTWFAGFFPVSDPKFTVVIFANEPKPKFPGEHIGGGVSATVLKNLVDRVMFYYKQKPDKVVSENKK, via the coding sequence ATGGATGAAAAAAGAACAAAAATAATCCTGTCCCTACTGCTTTTTGCATTTTTAATAGCAGGATTTAGAATACTTCAACTAAAACTTTTCCAAAGAGAAGAGTATCTTTCATACATTGAAAAACAATATTACACAGTAGAAGAAATTAACCTTCCAAGAGGCAGTATTTACGATACTAAAGGAAATTTTGTAGCCATAAGCGTTCCAACTCTTACCGTTTATGTAATTCCTAAATTTATCAAAGACAAAGAAAATGTAGCAAAACAACTATCTTTCCTTTTAAAAATTCCTTACGAAGAAATATATAACAAGCTAACATCAAGAAAAAACTATACAGTTATTTCAACAAATGTAGATAAAGCATTAAAACCTCAAATACTAAAATTAAGGTCGGATTTAAAAGAATGGAATATAGGTATTATTGATAATAGTATAAGGACTTATCCTTACGGACAAACAGCGGGTAGTACTATAGGATTTGTGAGTAAAAAAACAGGACTTGGTATGGAAGGGTTAGAAAGACAGCTTAACGACTATCTTGGTGGTGGTAAAGCAAAAATTCAGCTTTTAAAAGATGCTCAAGGTAATTTAATCTCTATAGAAAAAGTTGAATTAGGAAAATTAACATATAACGCGGTGTTGACAATAGACATGAACGTTCAATATATAGCTGAAGAAGCATTAAATGAGCTTGTAAATGAAAGAAATCCATTAGAAGCTGCCGTTTTAATCATGAACTCACATACTGGAGAAATTTTAGCTTCAGCTACATATCCAAACTACGACCCTAACAATTATGAAAAATATAAAACTTATAAAAATATAATTTTTCAGCATGCTTACGAGGTAGGTTCTGTAGCAAAGCCTATTTTTCTTGCAGAAGCCATTGATGAAAAAAAGGTTGATTTAAATGAAATAATTGACTGTCAAAATGGTGCTATTTACGTAGACGGAATTAGAATTAAAGACCATAAAAGATTTGGTTTATTAACACCGGTTCAGATTATACAGCATTCTTCTAACGTAGGTGCTATAAAGATTTCTTTAAGATTGGACCCGAAAAAAATATATCAGAAACTAAGAGATTTAGGATTTGGACAAAAAACAGGTGTTTTCCCTGGCGAGGCATACGGATTTTTAAGGGAGGATTTTAGACCTGTAAACATAGCCTATGCATCGATTGGACAAAACTGGACTGCAACCCCTCTTCAAGTTGGGTTAGCTTATTCAGCTTTTGCAAATGGTGGTTATCTTATAAAACCATTGCTGGTTAAAGGTCTGACTGATAATAGCGGAAACTACGTAAAAGTTTATCAGCCAGAAAAGATTAGAAAAGTTTTGAGTGATGAAAGTATACAAAAATTAAAACCGGTATTACAATTAGTTGTAGAAGATGGAACGGCTAAGTCTGGTAAATCTGATTACTTTACTATTGCAGGAAAAACAGGAACAGCTCAAAAATATGACCCAGCAATAAAGGCTTTGTCTAATTCTAAATGGTATACGTGGTTTGCAGGATTTTTTCCTGTCTCTGACCCAAAATTTACAGTTGTTATATTTGCAAATGAGCCTAAGCCAAAATTTCCGGGTGAACATATAGGTGGTGGTGTATCTGCTACAGTGTTAAAGAATTTAGTTGATAGGGTAATGTTTTATTATAAACAAAAACCAGATAAGGTCGTTAGTGAGAATAAGAAGTGA
- a CDS encoding septum formation initiator family protein, protein MTRSITINREELIQDIKIGLGKYKLYFAIFFSSLIMLVGYSQLNYKIDNEIVQLNQEKNYLIAENFKLKKDIAILSSPERISQLAKNQQGMKSVDYKSVKFIENKP, encoded by the coding sequence ATGACAAGAAGTATAACAATAAATAGAGAAGAGCTGATTCAAGATATAAAAATTGGTTTAGGTAAATATAAACTTTATTTTGCAATCTTTTTCTCTTCTTTAATCATGCTTGTTGGATATAGTCAGCTAAATTATAAAATAGATAATGAAATCGTTCAGCTTAATCAAGAAAAAAATTACTTAATTGCAGAAAATTTTAAATTGAAAAAAGATATAGCTATATTATCATCGCCAGAAAGAATATCTCAATTGGCAAAAAATCAGCAAGGAATGAAATCTGTTGATTATAAGAGTGTTAAGTTTATTGAAAATAAACCTTAA
- the rsmH gene encoding 16S rRNA (cytosine(1402)-N(4))-methyltransferase RsmH, translated as MVEHYSVLHKEVLEFSKLIEGEVFVDATVGGGGHSYLILKQNLNLKLIGLDKDDYALKVAKERLKEFEDRITLVKSSFKDLDKVLQSLQIKEINGILFDFGVSTFQLKLERGFSFQREEFLDMRMDTTQKLTAYDIVNYYREQDLYNIIKTYGEEKFASKIAKSIVEYRKKKKIETTKELADIVYRCYPPNLRHGKIHPATRTFQAIRIEVNNELKDIEEGLEKAINLLAKNGIIMAISFHSLEDRIVKNMFKKYKELKFLEILTKKPITPSDEEIKENPASRSAKLRVGRRI; from the coding sequence TTGGTTGAGCATTATTCGGTCTTACATAAAGAAGTATTAGAATTTTCTAAGCTTATAGAAGGAGAAGTTTTTGTTGATGCTACTGTAGGGGGTGGTGGGCATTCATACCTTATTTTAAAGCAAAATCTAAACTTAAAATTAATTGGTTTAGATAAAGATGATTATGCATTAAAAGTAGCAAAAGAAAGACTTAAAGAGTTTGAAGATAGAATCACACTTGTTAAATCTTCATTTAAAGATTTAGATAAAGTTTTACAATCTCTGCAAATTAAAGAAATCAATGGAATCTTGTTTGATTTTGGGGTTTCAACCTTCCAGCTTAAATTAGAAAGAGGTTTTTCTTTTCAAAGAGAAGAGTTTTTAGATATGCGTATGGATACAACTCAAAAACTAACTGCCTATGATATAGTTAACTACTATAGAGAACAAGACCTTTACAACATAATAAAAACGTATGGTGAAGAAAAGTTTGCAAGCAAAATAGCTAAAAGTATAGTAGAGTATAGAAAAAAGAAAAAAATAGAAACCACAAAAGAGCTTGCAGATATAGTGTATAGATGTTATCCACCGAATTTAAGGCATGGAAAAATTCATCCAGCAACAAGAACATTCCAAGCTATAAGAATAGAAGTTAACAATGAGCTTAAAGATATTGAAGAAGGGCTTGAGAAAGCTATTAATCTACTGGCAAAAAACGGAATAATAATGGCAATCTCCTTCCACTCCTTAGAAGATAGAATCGTCAAAAATATGTTTAAAAAATATAAAGAATTAAAGTTTTTAGAAATTTTGACGAAAAAACCAATAACTCCATCAGATGAGGAAATTAAAGAAAATCCTGCATCAAGGAGTGCTAAACTAAGAGTTGGAAGGAGGATTTAA
- a CDS encoding MBL fold metallo-hydrolase has protein sequence MEILFDNGVHKNILLEDFGHGEMVQANVHLIVDNGKGMILDPGGHKVFKHLLQEIGILIGVDNLQWIFFSHQDPDIVAAANGWLMTTKATAIASKLWLRFIPHFGVDRLVADRIKGLDDGGTIITLGNTDMYIIPGHWLHSPGNFQVYDPVSKILYSGDLGASLGQDYQFVNDFEEHIKYMEGFHRRYIPSSKAFKLWAKMVRQLDIETIAPQHGAIFKGKEMVNKFIDWVSSLEAGLDIMDDVYKIPTNRFVV, from the coding sequence ATGGAGATTTTATTCGACAATGGAGTACACAAGAACATCTTATTAGAAGATTTTGGTCATGGAGAAATGGTTCAAGCAAACGTTCATTTGATTGTCGATAACGGCAAAGGCATGATTTTAGACCCAGGCGGTCATAAAGTTTTTAAACACCTACTCCAAGAAATAGGAATTTTAATAGGAGTTGATAATCTTCAATGGATATTTTTCTCACATCAAGACCCGGATATTGTTGCGGCTGCAAATGGATGGTTAATGACAACAAAGGCAACTGCCATAGCTTCAAAATTATGGCTTAGATTTATTCCACATTTTGGAGTAGATAGGCTTGTTGCAGATAGAATTAAAGGATTAGATGATGGAGGTACTATAATTACACTTGGAAATACGGATATGTATATAATTCCTGGCCATTGGCTACATTCCCCAGGAAATTTCCAAGTATACGATCCAGTATCTAAAATCTTGTATTCAGGAGACCTTGGTGCATCATTAGGACAAGATTATCAGTTCGTAAATGATTTTGAAGAACATATTAAATATATGGAAGGATTTCATAGAAGATATATTCCAAGCTCAAAAGCTTTTAAACTTTGGGCAAAAATGGTAAGACAGCTTGATATAGAAACTATCGCGCCACAGCACGGAGCAATCTTTAAGGGAAAAGAAATGGTTAATAAATTTATAGATTGGGTTAGTAGCTTAGAAGCAGGATTGGATATAATGGACGATGTTTATAAAATACCTACTAATAGGTTTGTAGTTTAA
- a CDS encoding roadblock/LC7 domain-containing protein, translated as MAVKYTELLEEFIRDSGAEGAVLVSVDGLAIASVLPSSADEDRVAAMGAAILSLGERVTSELNKGNLEQLYIKGSTGYVIFTGIKDVAVLGVLAPVNAKLGLLLMEIQRTIKKLEQELS; from the coding sequence ATGGCGGTTAAGTACACTGAATTGCTTGAAGAATTTATTAGAGACTCTGGGGCAGAGGGTGCTGTATTAGTAAGCGTTGATGGATTAGCTATTGCATCTGTACTTCCAAGTTCAGCAGATGAAGATAGAGTTGCAGCTATGGGTGCTGCTATATTATCCCTTGGTGAAAGGGTTACTTCAGAATTAAACAAAGGAAATCTTGAACAGTTATACATTAAAGGTTCTACTGGATATGTTATATTTACAGGAATTAAGGATGTTGCTGTTCTTGGAGTTCTTGCCCCAGTAAATGCAAAACTTGGACTGCTACTGATGGAAATTCAAAGAACAATTAAGAAGCTAGAACAAGAATTAAGTTAA